The following nucleotide sequence is from Coffea eugenioides isolate CCC68of chromosome 3, Ceug_1.0, whole genome shotgun sequence.
GTTGTAAGTCAATTACATGATGtaagaaatatattacaatgagtagaaagtacttgtttggccctcaaaatgtagaaaaagtagaaaatgtgGAGTTGGTTTATGCGGTTGTCATTAACGAATGACATAAGGTCCAGTGAGCTAAAGAATCTagaatcaaaatataatcaCCAGCGTGGATGTACATACAGTTAAAATAGACTTACATCGTGTGACCAATACATTACAGTccgtataagttagtgtacatgGAGTTGTATTTGTACATAGATAATGCCGTTGTCTTAGAGTAAAAGTAAGGTGATGTGAATCATTAATCATATTGATAAGCGTAATAATAGGATTTGGTATACGAGTAATGTGTGATTCATAACACATTATAAAtggtaatatacatttatattgtCGTTTATGTACATACTATTCATGAAATGTTGCAAATTAGGGTGTTTGATGCATAATTGGCAGGAGTAGAAGTAATGGATTGCAGCAAATTGGCAGAAAATGGGACCCCTGAATTAGGAATGGAGTTCAACAGTGAAGAGGATGCGTACAAGTTTTACAACAAGTATGCCTTTAAAATGGGTTTCAGTGTACGTAAAGACTATCTGAATAAAGACAAAGACGGCGTGACCACGTCTAGGAGATATAGTTGCTGCAAGGAAGGTGTGAAACGCAAGTACGAAGGTGATGTGATGCCAAAGAGGACACGAGCGCCGACGAAAACAGGGTGTGGAGCTAAGATGGTTATCGTGTTGTTTAGAGGGACAATGAAGTACCGTGTGCATGACCTTGTCTTAGAGCATAATCATGAGTTGCACATTGCTCAATGTGCTCACATGATGCCATCACAAAGAAAAGTGAGTGTGGCTCAAGGATTCCAAGCTGAAATAAGCGAGGATGCTGGGCTTTCATTGAAACAGAGCCATGAGCTTATGGGAACGGAAGCAGGTGGGATGGGTAATGTGGGATATACTCGGGATGATCTTAAACGATATCTTCGAACGAGACGGGAAAGGAGCTTGAAATATGGAGAAGCAGGTAGCATGCTGAATTATTTTCAAGAGCAAACACTCGAGAATCCATCCTTTTTTCATGCCGTACAGCTGGACTGTGAAGAGCAGATAACGAATATCTTTTGGGCTGATGCAGGAATGTTAATTGACTACAACTTTTTTGGAGACGTAGTCACATTCGACACaacctacaaaacaaataaagaataccGGCCACTTGGAGTATTTGTGGGTTTTAACCAGCATAGGCAAATTGTGATATTCGGTGCTGCCCTTATGTATGATGAGACGATAGATTCTTTCAAATGGGTGTTTGGTACATTTTTAGAAGCAATGTGCGGAAAACATCCAAGTACCATACTAACCGACCAAGATCACGCCATGGCAGCCGCTCTTTCAATTGTCATGCCTGAAACATTTCACGGTCTATGTACGTTTCACATAAGGCGTAATTTTATGAAACATCTTGGCAATCACTACAAGGAAAATAGTGATCTTCCATACATGTTTGGTGCCTGCATGTATGAGTTTGAAGAAGTGGAACAATTCAATAGGGTGTGGGAGGCGATGGTGAAGAAACACAatcttgaaaataatgaatggcTCTCCGGGTTGTATAAAATTCGTGATAAATGGGCAAGGTGCAtgatgaaagaaagatggaCCGCGGGAATGCGAAGCACCCAACTCAGCGAAAGCCTAAATGCAGCaattaaaaatcatttgaaactggATCATGACCTTGTGCAGTTCTTTAGACATTTCAATCGGGTGGTTGATGAAAAGAGACATAATGAACTGATCGCAGAATATGAAATGAGGCAAAAGCTCCCCATGGTAGGGTTAAGGCAAACACCTATGCTTGTGCATGCATCAGAGACGTATTCACCAACCGTATTTGTTGCATTCCAAAATGAATATGGCGAGTCAACAGCTATGGTTATATTGAGACAACAAGATGCAGTGATGTTTGTGGAGTTTGCGGTCATGAGGTATGATGGAGGACCTGAAAGAACAGTAGTATTCAATCGGAATGATTTAAGTGTACGTTGCAGTTGCAAAAAATACGAGAATGAAGGCATTTTATGTGGACACGCGTTGAAGGTGTTTGATACCGTGGGCATAAAAATAATTCCTCCTGAATACATTAAGAGGCGATGGACAAAAAGAGCTCGGGCTGGAGACTGTTTTGATCGGAGATGACAGGAAGTTGTGGCTGATCCTAAATTCATGATTTCAACTCGTTATCAGGAACTCGCTCCAGCCATGATTAAGGTCGCaactgtgaggactcgcaaattccttatatttttcctcaaaaatacccttttatttggaaattattatttgtcaaatgccactacccaaatatttcacaataagtgtaagtaaacctagaaaatagggttttacgcttcggtttcaagtttggagcaaaattagggttttcgcgattttccgccggatgaattttcggtatagagtaagaattaatttggggattaaaagtgacttttaagtgagaaataatatgtgactagtggcaatgatataaggttagtgaattgGAAGTAAAAAAACCtggtacgtgagtttttaagaaaaacggcgcgatccggcgggtcccgcgcattaccgattgaacgcactgcttgaccaccatttttcttacccaacaagtttgttgacttttgtacataatatcttcttaaattgcagcaaggttgaccgaaattagtggccaagaaatacaagaaagaaagagaaaaaaaaagaggtggtggtggtgacacttgtcaccacctcatggcttcttAACCAAGACTATTACCatccatttaactccaacacttagccaatttcttcttcatttctgctgtTGCTGGCCatgagaagcaagaagaaaaacccaaaggaaaacattccatttcatcttcaaatccaacaacttagtgagaaaacaaacaaagtaaaccgattaaacttgttcttgagtgattagctagtggcttgtggtgtgattttttgaggagaaagcttgggctacttgtagtaacctctagtcaaggtaagagagcttatctctccaagttttgctttcaattttgttcaattaagcTTGGCAACTTGATCTTGTGGTGAGATTAtggatgattatcatgttttagtagttttccccaatttatttgatgaactagggcttgtgaaaattctgcccaaattgttgtatgatgcttatatgttgcaattgaggttttataaggtgttgtggtagtgattagaccaagaaattaaggaaagttgcactagaaactcaaaattccagaatctggaaaattttcccaacattctgtccgaatttttatctgtgtgttagaggccgaattggccttagctcaaagaagaaaagttgtagagaatggaaatttataggtgcctacaaaatttcagctcaatcggagcaacgtaggacgtgaaaagtccaaaatacccttactgttctaagtatttcccagcagtccgtttcttcagttaggtccagtttatcacgttttttgaccaggatccattctgatttagctctgggccaaaacatgagagttgtagtgttctgaagtagctttaaaatgcctctaagaacacctgaattggacttttgtacattgggttatgaccattacagtgttctgcgtttaaacagccgacgaattggtttctggtttagtaatttgagaatttgaccaagttacattagaaactggactaagtgaccttcatgaacattataaccctgtgtcttagcttcgaaacggcataggttatgtcttaatccgataagcgtagcctcggatatgttatttccgcattcgcacgtcaaatctgtcttttgctaaattgaatttctgcacttgttattactgtatttcttattcttatgatattgtgagcctattgaacggctcttgacttgaattgcttatgtgtgatgttgggttgtggttgaggaaaaataatgaagccaaaatggctggaaaattaggtaaacacaaagggcgtgctgcccaaattttcgcccgagggctaggtttctatttgaacttgtatacttttgtttggccaataccatgaccgggtttccattttaaaacatgatttttcatccttgggttcaaacaaccctcttcttacttgaaagtcatctttatacgttttactcctaattagtcgggtttctttgtttcccttaaatgttttgctcgataaactgtaatatgttctcttgttcaaccttaggtttcattggtgattaagggtaatatccggaaggatattttgcacgatattttgcatttctaggtgagtgttccttatttgattctatggcttgttgttatcatttgctaatgtgttaagtgcttttaatgatttccgaAACGAGCttcctaggcgagtgtgtactttatcacactcgacctaaataactgtgtaattttcaaggatttaatgattgaaatgttacttgcgcatgaatgtaagccttttgggctgaactggccattgccccttgttaccggtcgtctcgagccagaagcggactcggtcgggcgattagggacttgggtgaacgtttggtatactcgagtattaccctgtaggttggtggagactggccaacggccaggacgggggtgaatgaatgaatgaatgaacgaacgatcgaacgagggttattgataaacgaaaaatgcagtttcaaatgattggaggaataaggggaaatgtcaggagaacgaatgaacgaaataacgaattgctccttgtgagccgtatcctttttaatgaatgtgttactatcgctttccattgaaaatgtttcttgaattattgatactccatgtttaatgtattggattgattatctgattatgtgttcggaacctcactgggcttttagctcatccctttagttttgttttccttacaggggaaggcgagcgaggacgtgagcttgagatagactagccaatctagttttgtttcttttgtagtggt
It contains:
- the LOC113766377 gene encoding protein FAR1-RELATED SEQUENCE 5-like codes for the protein MDCSKLAENGTPELGMEFNSEEDAYKFYNKYAFKMGFSVRKDYLNKDKDGVTTSRRYSCCKEGVKRKYEGDVMPKRTRAPTKTGCGAKMVIVLFRGTMKYRVHDLVLEHNHELHIAQCAHMMPSQRKVSVAQGFQAEISEDAGLSLKQSHELMGTEAGGMGNVGYTRDDLKRYLRTRRERSLKYGEAGSMLNYFQEQTLENPSFFHAVQLDCEEQITNIFWADAGMLIDYNFFGDVVTFDTTYKTNKEYRPLGVFVGFNQHRQIVIFGAALMYDETIDSFKWVFGTFLEAMCGKHPSTILTDQDHAMAAALSIVMPETFHGLCTFHIRRNFMKHLGNHYKENSDLPYMFGACMYEFEEVEQFNRVWEAMVKKHNLENNEWLSGLYKIRDKWARCMMKERWTAGMRSTQLSESLNAAIKNHLKLDHDLVQFFRHFNRVVDEKRHNELIAEYEMRQKLPMVGLRQTPMLVHASETYSPTVFVAFQNEYGESTAMVILRQQDAVMFVEFAVMRYDGGPERTVVFNRNDLSVRCSCKKYENEGILCGHALKVFDTVGIKIIPPEYIKRRWTKRARAGDCFDRR